Proteins from a single region of Gasterosteus aculeatus chromosome 20, fGasAcu3.hap1.1, whole genome shotgun sequence:
- the epn1a gene encoding epsin-1 isoform X3, with protein sequence MSTSSLRRQVKNMVHNYSEAEIKVREATSNDPWGPSSSLMSEIADLTYNVVAFSEIMSMVWKRLNDHGKNWRHVYKAMTLMEYLIKTGSERVAQQCRENIYAVQTLKDFQFIDRDGKDQGVNVREKAKQLVTLLKDEERLREERIHALKTKEKMAQTSSGEIASSAPSAPSLGGSLSAGSHSGGADPEQAWPQSTGEEDLQLQLALAMSKEEAEQTVKDPLEDAEFCYAITLSKEAQQKEERLRRGDDLRLQMALEESRREKSKPEEGALMELSAADPWGAPAAATAGSSAGPSPPSTLPAPTTSGPWGPAPADPWGVASPTSPTSSDPWGGGAPPPAIAPPPDPWGETSNRVNNVDPWGSTAVTPPSADPWGPSVPPSTSSSGGPVDPWARDGPVLVSDPVTSDIWSGTAKHTNGTGDPERRGSPATGCNSTGSPVPFDLSSLGSSLPIRKTPESFLGPNAALVDLDSLLSSKPKPKQPPPPSISSSSAHNPFLQNTGSSPAPGMAVTPGSTISSRGVSPIPASSNPFGVAPSMTSISPQPSSLGLSGLRSSPVPPNPMLGMVHPGMGLGQMSVGMGAPGMGLGMMQASPMGMPYSGLSPMAPPGSSLLAAAPPQLILGGPTGTGGAMGAGGSLGGGGTTGASTNPFLL encoded by the exons ATGTCGACCTCATCGCTACGGCGACAAGTAAAGAACATGGTCCACAACTACTCAGAGGCTGAAATCAAG GTCAGAGAGGCGACCTCCAACGACCCATGGGGCCCCAGCAGCTCTCTGATGTCAGAGATTGCTGATCTGACATACAATGTTGTGGCCTTCTCGGAAATCATGAGCATGGTGTGGAAACGCCTCAATGACCACGGCAAGAACTGGAGACACGTGTACAAG GCTATGACTCTCATGGAGTACCTGATCAAGACCGGTTCAGAACGTGTTGCCCAACAGTGCCGAGAGAATATATACGCAGTCCAGACCCTGAAGGATTTTCAATTCATAGACAGGGACGGCAAAGAccag GGGGTCAACGTGCGAGAGAAAGCCAAACAGCTGGTGACGCTGCTGAAAGATGAGGAGAGACTAAGAGAGGAGAGGATCCACGCCCTCAAAACCAAAGAGAAGATGGCACAGACCTCGAGCGGTGAGATTG cctcctctgctccctcaGCACCCAGCCTGGGGGGCAGCCTGTCAGCGGGCTCCCACTCTGGAGGGGCGGACCCTGAGCAGGCCTGGCCACAGAGCACCGGGGAGGAAGatctgcagctccagctggcCTTGGCCATGAGTAAAGAAGAGGCAGAGCAG ACTGTCAAGGACCCTCTGGAGGACGCAGAGTTCTGCTATGCAATCACACTCAGCAAAGAGGCACAACAAAAG GAAGAGCGACTACGTCGAGGTGACGACCTGAGACTGCAGATGGCCCTCGAGGAGAGTCGGAGGGAGAAATCTAAGCCTGAGGAG GGGGCTCTGATGGAGCTGAGTGCCGCGGACCCCTGGGGGGCCCCGGCCGCCGCCACAGCGGGGAGCTCAGCAGGCCCGTCGCCTCCCAGCACACTTCCCGCCCCGACCACCTCGGGTCCGTGGGGCCCCGCCCCTGCCGACCCGTGGGGGGTAGCGTCACCCACATCGCCTACAAGTTCTGACCCCTGGGGTGGGGGAGCTCCCCCACCCGCCATAGCCCCTCCTCCGGACCCCTGGGGAGAGACGTCCAACAGGGTTAACAATGTCGACCCCTGGGGGAGCACAG CTGTGACTCCCCCCAGTGCTGACCCCTGGGGTCCCTCAGTTCCACCCAGCACGTCCTCCTCGGGGGGGCCAGTAGACCCCTGGGCAAGGGACGGGCCTGTCCTTGTCTCTGACCCTGTCACCTCCGACATCTGGAGTGGCACCGCCAAACACACAAATGGCACAG GAGACCCAGAGCGACGAGGGTCCCCAGCCACAGGCTGCAACAGCACAGGCTCCCCGGTGCCCTTTGACCTGTCATCTCTTGGTTCTTCACTTCCTATACGTAAGACTCCTGAGTCCTTCCTCGGCCCCAACGCAGCGCTGGTGGATCTTGATTCCCTGTTGTCGTCTAAACCCAAACCCAAACAACCGCCGCCTCCTTCCATCTCTTCGTCGTCAGCGCACAACCCCTTCCTCCAGAACACAG GCTCATCTCCTGCCCCTGGCATGGCAGTGACTCCGGGCAGCACCATTTCCAGCAGGGGGGTTTCTCCAATACCGGCCTCCTCCAACCCTTTCGGCGTGGCTCCGTCCATGACCTCCATCTCGCCTCAGCCCTCGTCACTTGGCCTGAGCGGCCTGCGCTCCAGTCCCGTACCTCCCAATCCCATGCTGGGCATGGTGCATCCGGGAATGGGCCTGGGGCAAATGAGTGTGGGTATGGGTGCTCCGGGAATGGGCCTGGGCATGATGCAGGCCAGCCCCATGGGCATGCCCTACAGCGGGCTCTCGCCGATGGCCCCCCCGGGCTCATCTCTGTTAGCCGCAGCACCCCCTCAGCTGATTTTGGGTGGGCCCACTGGAACAGGAGGAGCGATGGGAGCAGGAGGCTCgctgggaggtggaggaacGACGGGAGCGAGCACCAACCCGTTTCTCCTCTGA